TCCATCTCCATCGAATAAATAAATTTGCGAGTTGTTCTCGGAAACTATACCAATTTTCTTTTCAGTATTTGAGAATGAATAATATGTTGGTTTTTCGTTTATATTTTCATCGAACTCGAAGGAGAAAATCGTACTGCCATTTTGTTTTTTTACGTAAAGCATATTTTTGTCAACAAAAATAAAATCACGATAGCCATCAGAATTTACATCTCTAAAATCAAAATAATGATTTTTTGATAATTTTTCTGTTTCGAGTTTTTCGCTTTTCCCATCGAAATATATATAATGAACAGCTCCCTCATTGTCTGTGGAAACAAGCCGGGCTTTGTTTTTTGAACTTTTACTTTCGAGAATAAATTGATTGTTGGCAGATTTTGCAAAATTGTTTTCGAGTTTCACTCTGGTGTTTCCTCGTCTGTCGAGTATGTAGGTTTTATATTTATCGGAGAAAACAATATAATCTTTTGTTTTCACACGGAAGTGTTGAATCTGATTAAGTACAAAATGTTCAGATTTGTTAAATTTCCATCCTTCTATAATATTCCCCTCTTTCGAGTATGCGAGTAGTTTTTTGTCTTCATTGGCTACAAAAATTCGGTAATCGCGGTTTTTTTCGTAATCGAAAACTGTAATACCGTTTGTTGCCGGCATGTTCATTTTTATAGGATAACGCTCAAGATAATTCCCGTTTCTGTCGATTAAATGGAGCTTATTTTTTGTGCTAAACAACAATTGAAGTTTGTTGTTTTTATAAAAATCAATTTGAAAAATATCGCTAACTATCTGTTCTTCAATTTGCTTTTCCCAAACAACTACGCCTGAATTATTGATTAAGTAGATTTTATTTGATTTGTCCTGAATAAAAACCTCTCGCTTTTTCGTTCTGAGATTTTCTACCAATTTTGGCTTAAAGCTGAAGCAAGTGTCGAGCTTTCTTTCCCAGATAGTTTTTGGGCCTTCTTTATAAACTGGCTTGTATCTCAAAAAAATATCGTTATAGATAAGATTTTCACTATTGCTACTTAACTGAATAGCAATGGCTTGAAATTTTTGCAAATTTGGAGTGCTTGCTTCAATTTGTTTTGTTAAGTCTTTGTTTGCAAAATTCTCATAAAATTGTGGAGAACGAGCAATGTTTGAGTAAAAATATATGTTCGATTTTTGGTTTAAATTGTTTGCAAACGAGATATAATTTTTGTCATTAATAAGCTTTTTTTCAAGCACATTGTCGTGAACGAAATTTTTCAACGATTTTTGCGATGCAGCAAAAACAAGGTAATTGTCAATGAAGGAAAAATAGTTTGTTTTTGAATTTGAAAACATTCCTCCAAGAAATTTTTCAAAAAGATTGTCTATCGGAAATTGATAAATTGGATATTTTGTGTCTTCATCAATATTGTAAATTATAGGTTCGGGCAAGTTTGTTTGGACTTTTTCCGATGCTTGCTCCAAAAAATTTAACATAGTTTCTTTTGCAAGACTTTGGCTTTTTGTTTCAACAATTACTAAATTGTTTTGAGTTATGTCTGAAGAAATATCGGTATTCACAATTGCAATTTCGTTATCGAAAAAGTGAATGAAGGATTCTTCAATTTCTGTAAAATATTGATTTTCAATATTAGAAATTCCTTTTTTATAATCTTCGAGACAGCTTGTCCGCGACAAATAAGTTTTATAATCTTTTAAATATTGCGAAATATCGCTGATGGAAAGAATAAAAAATGCCGAGCTCGAAGAAGGGAAAATTTCCTGAATATTGTTTTTTTCTGGTTCCTGATGGCCAATTACGTTAAGTAAATTTGGTCCTGAGTCGTTTGCGTATGCGAAACCATTTAGTAGTATTTCGTCTTGCTTTAGGCTAATATCAAGCTCTGCCCACACATCGTGCTTCGAAATATTCATCATAAAATTTGATGTTTTTTTATTCAAAAAAGTCGAAAATACTTTGTGTGTATCCTTGAGATTGATGTAAAAATTTATGTTAGAATTTTTCCCAGCGGTTTTGTATATTTTGTTGAAACTAAAATCGTTGGAAAAATGACTATCAGATTTAATTTGCCTTATTGAGCTTTTAATCAACGATAATGAGCTGCTAAGTATAATTTGCGAATGTGTGAAAGCTATCGAAAATCTCGATTTAGAATTTAAGCTATCAGAAAATTCGTAAATATCAACATCATTATATTCACTTTGGCGAATTGTACCTTTTTTTGAAAATATTTCTAAAACTGCTTTATTAAAATCATCGGGTTCGCAACTTTCTTTTTGTAAGTTGATAAAAAGAAAATTTGTGGTATTATTTGGCATTTTATGAGCAGAAATTATTGTATGATTTTTGCCAAAAAAACTTTGCAATTTGTCATTCGTTTCAAGAATTGAATCAATAAATGAAACATTATTCGTAAACTCTTTTAGTTCGATAAATTCTGACAACTCCTTCCAAATAAGATTGTCGTCATAAATTATGTCTAAAAACGCTGAAATATCTTTAATCTCAAAAAAAAAGGATGCACCGGCAGGAATTGCATTAA
The DNA window shown above is from Bacteroidota bacterium and carries:
- a CDS encoding DUF3352 domain-containing protein, with the translated sequence MQKIIVRSIFILSILVLIIVGIVKIGKKSTVVEMNSFNAIPAGASFFFEIKDISAFLDIIYDDNLIWKELSEFIELKEFTNNVSFIDSILETNDKLQSFFGKNHTIISAHKMPNNTTNFLFINLQKESCEPDDFNKAVLEIFSKKGTIRQSEYNDVDIYEFSDSLNSKSRFSIAFTHSQIILSSSLSLIKSSIRQIKSDSHFSNDFSFNKIYKTAGKNSNINFYINLKDTHKVFSTFLNKKTSNFMMNISKHDVWAELDISLKQDEILLNGFAYANDSGPNLLNVIGHQEPEKNNIQEIFPSSSSAFFILSISDISQYLKDYKTYLSRTSCLEDYKKGISNIENQYFTEIEESFIHFFDNEIAIVNTDISSDITQNNLVIVETKSQSLAKETMLNFLEQASEKVQTNLPEPIIYNIDEDTKYPIYQFPIDNLFEKFLGGMFSNSKTNYFSFIDNYLVFAASQKSLKNFVHDNVLEKKLINDKNYISFANNLNQKSNIYFYSNIARSPQFYENFANKDLTKQIEASTPNLQKFQAIAIQLSSNSENLIYNDIFLRYKPVYKEGPKTIWERKLDTCFSFKPKLVENLRTKKREVFIQDKSNKIYLINNSGVVVWEKQIEEQIVSDIFQIDFYKNNKLQLLFSTKNKLHLIDRNGNYLERYPIKMNMPATNGITVFDYEKNRDYRIFVANEDKKLLAYSKEGNIIEGWKFNKSEHFVLNQIQHFRVKTKDYIVFSDKYKTYILDRRGNTRVKLENNFAKSANNQFILESKSSKNKARLVSTDNEGAVHYIYFDGKSEKLETEKLSKNHYFDFRDVNSDGYRDFIFVDKNMLYVKKQNGSTIFSFEFDENINEKPTYYSFSNTEKKIGIVSENNSQIYLFDGDGSLHEGFPLRGNTLFSIASMDHSNKFNLFVGSDDCLLYNYKVKK